From a single Cyclobacterium marinum DSM 745 genomic region:
- a CDS encoding DUF2442 domain-containing protein has translation MKIIVDYKDSESGVNQLKIDSAKYLWDYAILIVFNDGKERLIDFKPFLSKSLHPSIKKYLDENKFSNFSLIDGNLNWNDYDLIFPISDLHKGQIDTKFTKP, from the coding sequence ATGAAAATAATTGTTGACTATAAAGATTCTGAGTCTGGAGTTAATCAGTTGAAAATTGATTCTGCTAAGTATTTGTGGGATTATGCGATTCTGATTGTTTTTAACGATGGTAAGGAGAGGCTTATTGACTTTAAACCATTTCTATCAAAATCCCTTCATCCATCTATTAAAAAATATTTAGATGAAAATAAATTTTCCAACTTCTCATTGATTGATGGAAATTTAAACTGGAATGATTATGATTTGATTTTTCCAATTTCTGATTTACATAAAGGCCAGATTGACACGAAATTCACTAAACCTTAA
- a CDS encoding acyltransferase family protein → MTNTLDSITPHTRYQSLDVLRGLTLALMVIVNTPGDGSTSFGPLTHADWHGLTLTDLVFPSFLFVVGNAMSFSLGKFKLKGGKAYFSKVFKRTALIFIIGLLLTAFPFFRVNDSGVVPYDFTSIRILGVLQRIALCYGLGATLIYFLSPKKILITSGLILLSYWLVMFLFGVPGMDPFSLEGNASGRLDLWLFSPDNLYKMNGFAFDPEGLLSTFPAMVNVLLGYWVGLQIQKRGGDIETVLWLAMFAVILLVVGYLWDYGFPINKKIWTSSFTLVTVGYSTLTLALLMFILEVRSIKGWAYFFEVFGKNPLALYILSGVLVRILGMIRIEGQSIRNLTYKTLYEPVFPEGWASLLFSISFMLIIWLIGWWMDRNRWYVKV, encoded by the coding sequence ATGACAAATACATTGGATTCCATTACGCCCCATACAAGGTATCAATCCCTAGATGTTTTACGGGGATTGACATTGGCCTTGATGGTTATAGTAAATACTCCGGGAGATGGAAGTACTAGTTTTGGCCCTTTAACACATGCTGATTGGCATGGATTAACTTTAACAGATTTGGTATTTCCTTCTTTTTTGTTTGTAGTAGGCAATGCGATGAGCTTCAGTCTCGGTAAATTTAAATTGAAAGGGGGTAAAGCCTATTTTAGTAAAGTATTTAAGAGAACAGCCTTAATTTTTATAATTGGCCTGCTTTTGACAGCTTTCCCCTTCTTTAGAGTTAACGACAGCGGAGTGGTCCCCTATGATTTTACTAGCATTAGAATTTTAGGTGTTTTGCAGCGAATAGCTTTGTGTTATGGACTTGGTGCTACCTTGATCTATTTTTTGAGTCCTAAAAAGATTCTGATTACAAGTGGTCTTATTTTACTCTCCTATTGGCTGGTAATGTTTCTTTTTGGCGTTCCGGGTATGGATCCCTTTTCCTTGGAAGGCAATGCAAGTGGTCGATTGGATCTCTGGCTTTTTTCACCTGATAACCTCTACAAGATGAATGGGTTTGCCTTTGATCCTGAAGGTCTGTTAAGTACTTTTCCTGCCATGGTCAATGTATTGTTGGGCTATTGGGTAGGTCTCCAGATACAAAAGAGAGGAGGGGACATTGAGACTGTTCTTTGGTTGGCCATGTTTGCAGTGATTTTACTTGTCGTAGGTTACCTTTGGGATTATGGTTTCCCAATTAACAAGAAGATTTGGACCAGTTCTTTTACGCTGGTTACGGTCGGATATTCCACCCTTACCTTAGCTCTATTAATGTTTATATTGGAAGTACGGTCTATCAAAGGTTGGGCCTACTTTTTCGAAGTCTTTGGCAAAAACCCCTTGGCTTTGTACATCTTATCAGGTGTATTGGTAAGAATCTTGGGAATGATAAGGATTGAAGGTCAATCCATCCGAAATCTGACCTATAAAACCCTTTATGAACCGGTATTTCCCGAAGGGTGGGCAAGTTTATTGTTCTCAATTTCTTTTATGCTGATCATATGGCTGATAGGTTGGTGGATGGATAGGAACCGCTGGTATGTAAAGGTTTAG
- a CDS encoding cupin domain-containing protein, with protein sequence MKIEKDLSKAAIFKTVDDWLAAEGFQIINQDETRPWGGFFVINEDQISKFKEKFFPEVSLSPEQLKNKLSPKILLVGPGKRLSWQYHHRRAEIWKLVEGEGGLITSDNDTEGALQKMAIGEVQRLKQGERHRLVGLNNWGVVAEIWMHTDPENPSDEEDIVRVQDDFSRK encoded by the coding sequence ATGAAAATAGAGAAAGATTTATCTAAAGCAGCTATTTTTAAAACGGTTGATGATTGGTTAGCAGCCGAAGGCTTTCAAATTATAAACCAAGACGAAACCAGACCCTGGGGTGGTTTTTTTGTTATCAATGAAGACCAAATCAGCAAATTCAAGGAAAAGTTTTTTCCTGAAGTAAGCTTGTCACCCGAGCAATTAAAAAATAAACTAAGTCCAAAAATTTTGCTCGTTGGGCCCGGTAAAAGATTGTCTTGGCAATACCACCACAGAAGGGCAGAGATATGGAAGTTGGTAGAAGGAGAAGGCGGATTGATAACCAGTGACAATGATACTGAAGGAGCGTTGCAAAAAATGGCGATAGGAGAAGTGCAACGCCTAAAACAAGGTGAAAGACACAGGTTAGTAGGTTTGAACAACTGGGGAGTGGTTGCAGAAATTTGGATGCATACAGATCCTGAAAACCCATCAGATGAAGAAGATATTGTACGTGTTCAAGACGATTTTTCCAGAAAATAG
- a CDS encoding ROK family protein: MKQIVGVDIGGSHISAGLLDNQSSSILDEKISRMPVDSLGTKQEILNAWIDCILSLNIKKDACLGIAMPAPFDYDQGISLILDQGKYRSLYQVNLKEALAQRLKLPVENIAFINDAAAFLQGEAFVAGWPNQERLMGITLGTGLGGSYKFGDKAEDGAFWSVPFKGGIAEDLISTSFFVRWAKETFDIEVDGLKILLAMPERRSDTLNVLKEFGQNLAELMLLQMEGKAIDKVVIGGNMVKAGDLFLPEVQRVLSANKANPEIFISKLGEKAAMIGAASLFEKKQ, translated from the coding sequence ATGAAACAGATTGTTGGTGTAGACATTGGAGGATCACATATTAGTGCAGGGCTTTTGGATAACCAAAGTTCAAGTATTCTGGATGAAAAGATTTCAAGAATGCCGGTGGATTCTTTAGGTACCAAACAGGAAATCTTAAATGCTTGGATCGACTGTATATTGTCTTTGAATATCAAAAAAGATGCCTGTCTAGGCATTGCAATGCCTGCCCCCTTCGATTATGATCAAGGGATTTCTTTGATTTTAGATCAGGGGAAATACAGGTCTCTTTATCAGGTTAACCTTAAAGAGGCACTTGCTCAAAGACTAAAACTTCCTGTGGAAAATATCGCCTTTATTAATGATGCTGCTGCTTTTTTACAAGGAGAGGCTTTTGTAGCCGGTTGGCCTAACCAAGAGAGGCTGATGGGAATCACCTTAGGTACAGGGCTAGGAGGTTCCTATAAGTTTGGTGATAAAGCTGAAGATGGTGCATTTTGGTCGGTGCCTTTTAAAGGAGGTATTGCAGAAGATTTAATTAGTACGTCATTTTTTGTAAGGTGGGCAAAAGAAACCTTTGACATTGAAGTAGATGGTTTGAAAATACTGCTAGCGATGCCAGAACGGAGATCGGACACTTTAAATGTTCTCAAAGAATTCGGTCAAAATTTGGCCGAACTGATGCTATTGCAAATGGAAGGAAAAGCGATCGATAAAGTTGTGATCGGTGGGAATATGGTAAAAGCCGGAGATTTATTTTTGCCTGAAGTACAGCGAGTTTTGAGTGCCAATAAGGCCAATCCGGAAATTTTTATAAGTAAATTGGGAGAAAAAGCGGCGATGATAGGAGCCGCCAGTTTGTTTGAAAAAAAACAATAA
- a CDS encoding TPR end-of-group domain-containing protein has translation MNMVKKYIAFFILCTTIASYSCNVVQVKKKADNQKIYLDPNNLERLGDSVRFDLTVILPNAMLLRNETYALFPYFKYDNETYFFEKKLRVKGDTLDVYSSVKLTESYTMPFVNGMENGSLYAKGEVSNNQGVRQYETEEVLVSTGIITTASLSQIGQYRGQEQYPVLGLWIEPYQQETVGMLSKNNFKDLKDAFSSYSGIPFTAKAPFLKVLEGPGDWTYKLKKLKALPSFGKVQREVLNPFVQKAVRAPWDGEGISDLQLSILSRSIRKGQVPADTLSENDYIRAVDMEPGWNEKEEILRAMVEVYPSAFAFNNLGFVFANKANRTRNTKDKNQLLENALFAFNRSNAIFENPYAVYNLGIVFWLWEDKFSAYNSFYRAFTLTEFDEIKKVHQAALGAVSIFNGDYRLAVIHLNNAEKSPVNLFNQGLANVLSGDYYNATIQFENSAIQNMSNGFPFYGLAIIAARNGEETKLYENLKKAITRNQFLRDRAAADYEFAAYHNKEGFKEVIR, from the coding sequence ATGAATATGGTAAAAAAATACATTGCCTTTTTTATCTTATGTACGACAATTGCAAGCTATTCTTGTAATGTTGTACAAGTTAAAAAAAAAGCAGATAACCAAAAAATTTATTTAGACCCAAATAATTTAGAGCGTTTAGGTGATTCAGTAAGGTTTGATTTAACTGTAATTCTCCCAAATGCCATGCTATTAAGGAATGAAACCTACGCTTTATTTCCTTATTTCAAGTATGATAATGAAACGTATTTTTTTGAGAAAAAGTTAAGGGTAAAAGGGGATACCCTTGATGTTTATTCGAGCGTGAAGTTAACAGAAAGCTATACCATGCCTTTTGTGAATGGTATGGAAAATGGCAGTTTATATGCCAAAGGAGAAGTTTCAAATAACCAAGGTGTGAGGCAGTATGAGACAGAGGAAGTTCTTGTTTCAACAGGGATAATAACTACTGCCTCTCTTTCCCAGATAGGACAATATCGCGGTCAGGAACAATATCCCGTCTTGGGTTTATGGATAGAACCCTACCAACAGGAAACCGTTGGCATGCTTTCAAAAAATAACTTTAAGGATTTGAAGGATGCTTTTTCTTCCTATAGTGGGATACCATTTACTGCCAAAGCTCCCTTTTTAAAGGTTTTGGAAGGTCCGGGCGATTGGACCTATAAATTAAAGAAATTAAAAGCTTTACCCTCATTTGGTAAAGTCCAGCGAGAGGTCTTGAACCCATTTGTCCAAAAGGCAGTTCGTGCACCCTGGGACGGTGAAGGTATATCTGATCTTCAACTTTCTATTTTAAGTAGAAGTATTCGCAAAGGACAGGTTCCTGCCGATACCTTGTCTGAAAATGATTATATTCGGGCAGTGGATATGGAACCTGGATGGAATGAAAAAGAGGAGATTTTAAGGGCCATGGTAGAAGTTTATCCAAGTGCTTTTGCTTTTAATAATCTCGGTTTTGTTTTTGCCAATAAGGCAAATAGAACCAGAAATACCAAAGACAAAAACCAGTTGCTGGAAAATGCACTTTTTGCCTTCAATCGGTCTAATGCTATTTTTGAGAACCCATATGCGGTTTATAATTTAGGGATAGTATTTTGGTTATGGGAAGATAAATTTAGTGCCTACAATAGTTTTTATCGGGCTTTTACGCTTACGGAGTTTGATGAAATTAAAAAAGTACATCAAGCAGCTTTGGGAGCAGTTTCTATATTCAATGGAGATTATAGATTGGCTGTAATCCACTTGAACAATGCTGAGAAAAGTCCGGTAAACCTTTTTAATCAGGGTTTAGCAAATGTTTTGTCAGGAGATTATTACAATGCTACAATTCAATTTGAAAATAGTGCCATACAAAATATGAGCAATGGCTTTCCTTTTTATGGCTTAGCAATAATTGCTGCCAGAAATGGTGAGGAAACAAAGCTTTATGAAAACCTTAAAAAAGCCATTACCCGAAATCAATTTTTGAGAGATCGGGCGGCCGCTGACTATGAATTTGCAGCCTACCATAATAAAGAAGGTTTCAAAGAGGTGATTAGGTGA
- a CDS encoding PspC family transcriptional regulator: protein MENIKLFFQERAFGVCSKLGEKLHFPIDSIRLFFIYSSFITLGSPIILYVTLGMLMKIRTYLRRMNNPALFD, encoded by the coding sequence ATGGAAAATATAAAATTATTCTTCCAAGAACGAGCCTTCGGGGTTTGCTCAAAATTAGGAGAAAAACTTCATTTCCCTATTGACAGCATTCGATTGTTTTTTATTTACAGTTCTTTCATTACATTGGGTTCTCCCATCATTCTGTATGTGACACTTGGGATGCTAATGAAAATAAGAACTTATTTAAGGAGAATGAATAATCCGGCTTTATTTGATTAA